Proteins encoded together in one Pseudomonas sp. Seg1 window:
- a CDS encoding glycoside hydrolase family 19 protein, with product MQITENNLLTIMPNARSQAGVFVSALNSAMARRRIDSPKRVAAFLAQIGHESGQLQYVRELGNNQYLSKYDTGTLALRLGNTPEADGDGQKYRGRGLIQITGRSNYRQCSVGLFGDERLLSLPELLEQPQWAAESAAWFWEQNGLNELADRDQFNTITRRINGGLNGLPDRLEIWARARAVLCQSPGE from the coding sequence ATGCAAATAACCGAAAACAACCTTTTAACCATCATGCCCAACGCCCGCAGCCAAGCGGGCGTTTTTGTTTCTGCGCTCAACTCTGCGATGGCGCGCCGTCGCATCGACTCACCCAAACGTGTCGCTGCGTTTCTCGCGCAGATCGGTCACGAGTCGGGCCAGTTGCAGTACGTTCGGGAGCTGGGCAACAACCAGTATCTGAGCAAATACGACACCGGCACGCTGGCGCTACGCCTGGGCAACACGCCCGAGGCGGACGGCGATGGCCAGAAGTACCGCGGTCGCGGACTGATCCAGATCACCGGTCGCAGTAACTATCGCCAATGCAGCGTTGGATTATTCGGCGATGAGCGGTTGCTGTCCTTGCCGGAGTTGTTGGAGCAGCCGCAATGGGCCGCCGAGTCCGCCGCCTGGTTCTGGGAGCAGAACGGCTTGAACGAACTGGCCGACCGCGATCAGTTCAACACCATCACCCGACGTATCAACGGCGGGTTGAACGGCTTGCCGGATCGTCTGGAAATCTGGGCGCGGGCGAGGGCGGTGTTATGCCAATCCCCTGGCGAGTAA
- a CDS encoding lysis system i-spanin subunit Rz: MPIPWRVIGLLLLAVGAFAAAWQLQDWRYGRQLAEQARSSADTLNHLTQTAATAQQAEQDKRLALEQRLAASEQTHFRAMSDAQRDQDRLRDRLATADVRLSVLLDAGDVAAGCALPAPAGPGGVDHAAVRARLDPAHAQRIIAITDSGDRGLIALQACQAYVRALAPAHFE, encoded by the coding sequence ATGCCAATCCCCTGGCGAGTAATTGGTCTGTTGTTGCTGGCCGTGGGTGCTTTTGCTGCCGCCTGGCAACTTCAGGACTGGCGCTACGGCCGGCAACTGGCGGAGCAGGCTCGGTCAAGCGCCGACACCCTCAATCATCTGACCCAGACCGCCGCCACTGCGCAACAGGCAGAGCAGGATAAACGTCTGGCGCTGGAGCAGCGGCTCGCCGCCAGTGAACAAACCCACTTTCGAGCGATGAGCGATGCCCAACGTGATCAGGATCGCTTGCGCGATCGTCTTGCCACTGCTGATGTGCGCCTGTCAGTCCTCCTCGATGCCGGCGACGTTGCCGCCGGCTGCGCGTTGCCAGCCCCCGCCGGCCCCGGCGGCGTGGATCATGCAGCCGTACGCGCCCGACTTGACCCGGCGCATGCTCAACGAATTATCGCCATCACCGACAGCGGCGACCGCGGACTGATTGCCTTGCAGGCTTGTCAGGCCTATGTCAGAGCGCTGGCGCCTGCACATTTTGAATGA
- a CDS encoding CinA family protein: MKEITQLAAELGRRLQVLNAHVTTAESCTGGGIAEAITRIPGSSAWFEAGYVTYSNRQKTQQLNVPAELFGTVGAVSREVVEAMVLGAQKHSLARFAVAVSGVAGPDGGTPNKPVGTVWLAWGVGDAVSSEVQHFAGNRDEVRRQTVKAALEGLLRLAAREIENQG; encoded by the coding sequence GTGAAAGAGATCACCCAACTGGCTGCCGAACTTGGCCGACGCCTGCAAGTGCTCAATGCCCACGTCACCACCGCTGAATCCTGCACCGGTGGCGGGATCGCGGAAGCGATCACCCGGATTCCGGGCAGTTCGGCATGGTTCGAGGCCGGTTACGTGACGTACTCCAATCGGCAGAAAACCCAGCAACTGAATGTGCCGGCCGAGTTGTTCGGCACGGTGGGTGCCGTCAGTCGGGAAGTCGTCGAAGCGATGGTACTGGGGGCGCAGAAACACAGCCTGGCACGATTCGCTGTCGCGGTCAGCGGCGTGGCCGGACCCGATGGCGGTACGCCGAACAAACCGGTGGGCACAGTCTGGCTGGCGTGGGGCGTGGGCGATGCGGTTTCCAGCGAGGTTCAACACTTCGCCGGCAACCGTGATGAAGTCCGCCGACAAACGGTGAAGGCCGCGCTAGAGGGGCTCCTGCGACTGGCGGCACGAGAAATCGAAAATCAGGGGTAG
- the recA gene encoding recombinase RecA: MDDNKKKALAAALGQIERQFGKGAVMRMGDQDRQAIPSISTGSLGLDIALGIGGLPKGRIVEIYGPESSGKTTLTLSVIAQAQKAGATCAFVDAEHALDPEYAGKLGVNVDDLLVSQPDTGEQALEITDMLVRSNAVDVIIVDSVAALVPKAEIEGEMGDMHVGLQARLMSQALRKITGNIKNANCLVIFINQIRMKIGVMFGSPETTTGGNALKFYASVRLDIRRTGAVKEGDEVVGSETRVKVVKNKVASPFRQAEFQILYGKGIYLNGEMIDLGVLHGFVEKSGAWYAYEGTKIGQGKANSAKFLADNPEIAAKLEKQLRDKLLAPAADVKASATRDKIDDMAEADIDV, from the coding sequence ATGGACGACAACAAGAAGAAAGCCTTGGCTGCGGCCCTGGGTCAGATCGAACGTCAATTCGGCAAGGGTGCCGTAATGCGTATGGGCGATCAGGACCGTCAGGCGATCCCATCCATCTCCACTGGCTCTCTGGGTCTGGACATTGCACTCGGCATCGGCGGCCTGCCAAAAGGCCGTATCGTTGAAATCTACGGTCCTGAATCTTCAGGTAAAACCACACTGACATTGTCCGTTATCGCTCAGGCACAAAAAGCCGGCGCGACCTGCGCATTCGTCGACGCCGAACACGCCCTCGACCCTGAGTACGCCGGCAAACTGGGCGTCAACGTCGATGACCTGCTGGTGTCCCAGCCGGACACTGGCGAACAGGCACTGGAAATCACCGACATGCTGGTGCGTTCCAACGCGGTTGACGTGATCATCGTCGACTCCGTGGCTGCACTGGTGCCGAAGGCTGAAATCGAAGGCGAAATGGGTGACATGCACGTGGGCCTGCAAGCCCGTCTGATGTCCCAGGCGCTGCGTAAAATCACCGGTAACATCAAGAACGCCAACTGCCTGGTGATCTTCATCAACCAGATCCGTATGAAGATCGGCGTGATGTTCGGTAGCCCGGAGACCACCACCGGTGGTAACGCGCTGAAGTTCTACGCTTCGGTTCGTCTCGACATCCGCCGTACCGGCGCGGTGAAAGAAGGCGACGAAGTGGTCGGTAGCGAAACCCGCGTCAAGGTTGTGAAGAACAAGGTGGCTTCGCCGTTCCGTCAGGCCGAGTTCCAGATTCTTTACGGCAAGGGCATCTACCTCAACGGCGAGATGATCGACCTGGGCGTGCTGCACGGTTTCGTTGAGAAGTCTGGCGCTTGGTACGCTTACGAAGGCACCAAGATCGGTCAGGGCAAGGCCAACTCGGCCAAGTTCCTGGCGGACAATCCGGAAATCGCTGCCAAGCTCGAGAAGCAACTGCGTGACAAACTGCTGGCACCAGCAGCAGACGTCAAGGCTTCGGCGACCCGCGACAAAATCGACGATATGGCCGAGGCCGACATCGACGTTTGA
- the recX gene encoding recombination regulator RecX yields MTLVLDTLVAVRRTAMDLLARREHGRVELTRKLRQRGAEAEMIETALDRLTEEGLLSEARYLESFVSYRARSGYGPLRIREELSQRGLQRADIELALRESGISWQEQLQETWQRKFSGHLPIDAKERAKQGRFLAYRGFSMEMINRLFSGRGMDD; encoded by the coding sequence ATGACACTCGTACTTGATACCCTCGTCGCGGTGCGGCGAACCGCCATGGACCTGCTCGCACGTCGCGAGCACGGTCGAGTCGAGCTGACGCGTAAACTGCGTCAGCGTGGCGCTGAGGCGGAGATGATCGAAACAGCCCTCGACCGTTTGACGGAAGAAGGGCTGCTTTCCGAAGCTCGTTATCTTGAAAGCTTTGTTTCCTACCGTGCCCGTTCCGGTTATGGCCCTCTGCGAATTCGCGAGGAACTGAGCCAACGTGGTTTGCAACGCGCTGATATCGAGCTCGCCCTGCGCGAAAGCGGTATCAGTTGGCAGGAGCAGCTTCAGGAAACCTGGCAGCGAAAATTCTCCGGGCACTTACCGATTGATGCCAAGGAGCGTGCCAAGCAAGGCCGTTTCCTGGCCTATCGAGGTTTCTCGATGGAGATGATCAACCGCTTGTTCAGCGGCAGAGGCATGGACGATTAA
- a CDS encoding TIGR00730 family Rossman fold protein produces the protein MPYQPNDLLNRHFQESGPDLISQVEAQLNRVSPTSPNIPIYRDMILTVLRMAQEDHNRWNAKITLQALRELEQAFRVLEQFKGRRKVTVFGSARTPVEHPLYAMARELGAALARSDMMVITGAGGGIMAAAHEGAGRDHSLGFNITLPFEQHANPTVDGTANLLPFHFFFTRKLFFVKEADALVLCPGGFGTLDEALEVLTLIQTGKSPLVPVVLLDTPGGTFWQGAMDFIRQQLEENHYILPTDMQLMRLVYTVEEAVEQINQFYSNFHSSRWLKGQFVIRMNHKLSDQALEQMQETFADLCLSDHFHQHVYSGEEHDDAKFSHLARLAFAFNARNHGRLRELVDYINVPENWAHSKPQTAQRNREPSKAI, from the coding sequence ATGCCTTACCAACCGAATGACCTGCTCAACCGTCATTTTCAGGAAAGCGGTCCCGACCTCATCAGCCAGGTCGAAGCACAGCTCAACCGCGTTTCCCCCACCAGCCCGAACATTCCCATCTACCGCGACATGATCCTGACCGTACTGCGCATGGCTCAGGAAGATCACAATCGCTGGAACGCCAAAATCACCCTGCAGGCCCTGCGTGAACTGGAGCAGGCATTCAGAGTGCTGGAGCAATTCAAGGGCCGACGCAAAGTCACCGTGTTCGGCTCGGCGCGCACGCCGGTCGAACATCCGCTGTACGCCATGGCTCGGGAACTCGGTGCCGCGCTGGCGCGCTCGGACATGATGGTCATCACTGGTGCCGGTGGCGGCATCATGGCCGCCGCCCACGAAGGGGCTGGCCGCGATCACAGCCTTGGCTTCAACATCACTCTGCCCTTCGAGCAGCATGCCAACCCGACCGTGGATGGCACCGCCAATCTGCTGCCCTTCCACTTCTTCTTCACCCGCAAGCTGTTTTTCGTCAAGGAAGCCGACGCACTGGTGCTGTGCCCTGGCGGTTTCGGCACGCTGGATGAAGCACTTGAGGTGCTGACGCTGATCCAGACCGGTAAAAGTCCACTGGTGCCGGTGGTGTTACTGGACACACCGGGGGGCACCTTCTGGCAGGGCGCGATGGACTTCATCCGCCAGCAACTGGAAGAAAACCACTACATCCTGCCGACCGACATGCAATTGATGCGGCTGGTCTACACCGTCGAGGAGGCGGTGGAGCAAATCAACCAGTTCTACAGCAACTTCCACTCCAGCCGCTGGCTCAAAGGGCAATTCGTGATCCGCATGAATCACAAGCTCAGCGATCAAGCGCTGGAGCAGATGCAGGAGACCTTTGCCGATTTGTGCCTGAGCGACCACTTCCATCAACACGTCTACAGCGGCGAGGAACACGATGACGCGAAGTTCAGCCATCTGGCGCGCTTGGCGTTTGCCTTCAACGCCAGGAATCACGGGCGTTTGAGAGAGTTGGTCGATTACATCAACGTGCCGGAAAACTGGGCTCATTCCAAACCGCAAACCGCGCAACGCAACCGAGAGCCGTCGAAGGCTATTTAA
- a CDS encoding PA3611 family quorum-sensing-regulated virulence factor, with the protein MLRLIVPTAAILLASSFTAQAASLSEQNLNRELRNVAAQSSVGTPRAINEDILDQGYTVEGTQLINHLSVQKSHADKMRADPKAVYFQLGASVCNNPSFRKLMAKGAIMRYDFTEVKTNKAIGSASYQESDCPKAGPAKKK; encoded by the coding sequence ATGCTGCGCCTTATCGTTCCCACCGCTGCCATTCTGCTGGCGTCGTCCTTCACCGCTCAGGCTGCCTCCCTGAGTGAGCAGAATCTGAACCGAGAGCTGCGCAACGTCGCCGCCCAAAGCAGCGTCGGCACGCCACGCGCCATCAATGAAGACATTCTTGATCAGGGCTACACCGTTGAAGGCACGCAGTTGATCAACCACCTGAGCGTGCAAAAGAGCCACGCCGACAAGATGCGCGCTGACCCTAAAGCCGTGTATTTCCAGTTGGGCGCTTCAGTGTGCAACAACCCGTCGTTTCGCAAGCTGATGGCCAAGGGCGCGATCATGCGTTACGACTTCACGGAAGTGAAAACCAACAAAGCGATCGGCTCCGCCAGTTACCAGGAATCGGATTGCCCGAAAGCCGGCCCGGCGAAGAAGAAGTAA
- a CDS encoding tRNA-uridine aminocarboxypropyltransferase, producing the protein MNHAPNAVARLRDQREDEGIKPIQARGFRSERCRDCRVIISHCLCAWRPSVETRSGVCLIMTGKEVFKPSNTGWLIADVVRDNHAFIWSRTEPDPQMLALLNDPQWQPYLVFPGEYVEPSRVTNTVELDSSKRPLFILLDATWTEARKMFRKSPYFDRLPILSLLPDKLSRYRLRRSTRSEHLCTAEVAALCLELAGDSDAASALDAYFDVFSQHYLGAKQQLDMNESTPAHAELQPFIRKPQPELAQ; encoded by the coding sequence ATGAATCATGCCCCCAACGCCGTAGCCCGTCTGCGCGATCAGCGCGAGGATGAGGGCATCAAGCCGATTCAGGCGCGGGGCTTTCGCTCCGAGCGTTGCCGCGACTGCCGCGTGATCATCAGTCATTGCCTGTGCGCCTGGCGGCCAAGTGTCGAAACCCGATCCGGCGTGTGCCTGATCATGACCGGCAAGGAAGTGTTCAAACCGAGCAATACCGGTTGGCTGATTGCCGATGTGGTGCGCGATAACCACGCGTTCATCTGGTCGCGCACCGAGCCCGATCCGCAGATGCTGGCGCTGCTCAACGACCCGCAATGGCAGCCGTATCTGGTGTTCCCCGGCGAATACGTCGAGCCGTCGCGGGTGACCAACACCGTCGAACTCGATAGCAGCAAGCGTCCGCTGTTCATTCTGCTCGACGCGACCTGGACCGAAGCACGCAAGATGTTCCGCAAAAGCCCGTACTTTGATCGCTTGCCGATTCTCAGTCTGCTGCCCGACAAACTCTCGCGCTATCGCTTGCGGCGCTCGACACGCAGCGAGCACCTGTGCACCGCAGAAGTCGCTGCGCTGTGTCTGGAACTGGCGGGAGACAGTGACGCCGCGTCGGCGCTGGACGCCTATTTCGATGTGTTCAGCCAGCATTACCTCGGTGCCAAGCAGCAATTGGACATGAATGAATCGACCCCGGCCCATGCCGAGTTGCAACCCTTCATACGAAAGCCGCAGCCGGAGTTGGCCCAATAG
- the erdR gene encoding response regulator transcription factor ErdR yields MATYDILIADDHPLFRSALHQAVTLGLGPNVRLVEVASIAELETRLTEKADWDLVLLDLNMPGAFGFSGLVMLRGQYPQIPVVMVSAQEEASVMVKSREFGASGFIPKSSDLSVIQEAVRKVLDGDVFWPPQAFEAVAVSDEAKAASDGLASLTPQQFRVLTMVCEGLLNKQIAYELSVSEATIKAHVTAIFRKLNVRTRTQAALLLQQLESIPSQ; encoded by the coding sequence ATGGCCACATACGACATCCTGATTGCCGATGATCACCCCCTGTTTCGTAGCGCCCTGCATCAAGCGGTGACGCTGGGCCTTGGCCCAAATGTGCGATTGGTGGAAGTGGCGAGCATCGCCGAACTGGAAACTCGCCTGACCGAAAAGGCTGACTGGGATCTGGTCTTGCTGGATCTGAACATGCCGGGCGCCTTCGGTTTTTCCGGGCTGGTGATGTTGCGCGGACAATATCCGCAGATTCCGGTGGTGATGGTCTCGGCGCAGGAAGAAGCCTCGGTGATGGTCAAGTCCCGCGAGTTCGGCGCCAGTGGCTTCATTCCCAAGTCCAGCGACCTGAGCGTGATTCAGGAAGCGGTGCGCAAAGTGCTCGATGGCGATGTGTTCTGGCCACCGCAGGCATTCGAAGCGGTCGCCGTCTCCGACGAAGCCAAAGCCGCCAGCGATGGCCTCGCCAGCCTTACCCCGCAGCAGTTCCGCGTGTTGACCATGGTCTGCGAAGGCTTACTGAACAAGCAGATTGCCTATGAGCTGAGCGTGTCCGAAGCGACCATCAAGGCCCATGTCACGGCGATCTTTCGCAAGCTGAATGTGCGCACTCGTACGCAAGCGGCTTTACTGCTGCAACAACTTGAGTCAATTCCGAGCCAATAA
- a CDS encoding diacylglycerol kinase: protein MSPFKGQTGLKRILNASGYSLDGLRAAFTGEAAFRQLVLLNVVLVPLTFFLNVSRVEQALLIAVCLLALIVELLNSAVEAAIDRISLELHPLSKNAKDMGSAAQFVALSMIALVWAVILL, encoded by the coding sequence ATGTCACCTTTCAAGGGCCAGACCGGCCTGAAACGCATCCTCAACGCTTCCGGCTATTCGCTGGACGGCCTGCGCGCAGCTTTCACCGGCGAAGCGGCGTTCCGCCAACTGGTACTGCTCAATGTGGTGCTGGTACCGCTGACGTTCTTTCTGAATGTCAGCCGCGTCGAGCAGGCGCTGTTGATCGCCGTGTGCCTGTTAGCGCTGATCGTCGAGTTACTCAATTCGGCAGTGGAAGCGGCCATTGACCGCATTTCGCTGGAACTGCACCCGCTGTCCAAGAACGCCAAGGACATGGGCAGCGCCGCGCAATTCGTCGCGCTGAGCATGATTGCCTTGGTGTGGGCGGTGATTCTGCTTTAA
- a CDS encoding LysR family transcriptional regulator, translated as MRFTLRQLQVFVAVAQQESVSRAAGLLNLSQSAASTSITELERQSSCQLFDRAGKRLSLNALGKQLLPQAVALLDQAKEIEDLLNGKSGFGSLSVGATLTIGNYLATLLIGSFMQRHPESQVKLHVQNTANIVQQVAHYEIDLGLIEGDCSHPDIEVQSWVEDELVVFCAPQHPLAKRGSATMEELTHEAWILREQGSGTRLTFDQAMRHHRSALNIRLELEHTEAIKRAVESGLGIGCISRLALRDAFRRGSLVAVETPDLDLARQFYFIWHKQKYQTSAMREFLDLCRAFTAGVQRSDEIVLPTIA; from the coding sequence ATGCGATTTACTCTCCGTCAACTGCAAGTCTTCGTCGCCGTCGCCCAGCAGGAAAGCGTATCCCGTGCTGCGGGTCTGCTCAACCTCTCACAATCGGCGGCCAGTACCTCTATTACCGAGCTTGAGCGCCAGTCCAGCTGCCAGCTGTTCGACCGTGCCGGCAAACGGTTGAGCCTCAATGCCCTCGGCAAACAGCTGTTGCCACAAGCAGTGGCCCTGCTCGATCAGGCCAAGGAAATCGAAGACCTGCTCAACGGCAAATCAGGTTTCGGCTCGCTGTCAGTCGGCGCCACCCTGACGATCGGCAATTATCTGGCGACCCTGTTGATCGGTAGCTTCATGCAGCGCCACCCGGAAAGCCAGGTGAAGCTGCATGTACAGAACACTGCCAATATCGTGCAACAGGTCGCCCACTACGAAATTGATCTGGGTCTAATCGAAGGCGATTGCAGCCACCCGGACATCGAAGTACAGAGTTGGGTCGAGGATGAGCTGGTGGTGTTCTGCGCGCCGCAGCATCCGCTGGCCAAACGTGGCAGTGCGACCATGGAAGAGTTGACGCATGAAGCGTGGATTCTGCGCGAACAGGGTTCCGGCACGCGGCTGACCTTCGATCAGGCCATGCGGCACCATCGCAGCGCGCTGAATATCCGTCTCGAGCTGGAACATACCGAAGCGATCAAACGCGCGGTGGAATCGGGGCTGGGGATCGGTTGCATCTCGCGCCTGGCACTGCGCGATGCCTTCCGCCGCGGCAGTCTGGTGGCGGTGGAGACGCCGGATCTGGACCTGGCGCGACAGTTCTACTTCATCTGGCACAAGCAGAAGTACCAGACCTCGGCCATGCGCGAGTTTCTCGATCTGTGCCGCGCTTTCACCGCCGGTGTGCAGCGCAGCGACGAGATCGTTTTGCCGACAATCGCTTAA
- the fpr gene encoding ferredoxin-NADP reductase: MSNMNHERVLSVHHWNDTLFSFKCTRDPGLRFENGQFVMIGLQQPNGRPLMRAYSIASPNWEEHLEFFSIKVPDGPLTSQLQHLKEGDEIIISKKPTGTLVLDDLKPGKHLYLLSTGTGLAPFMSVIQDPETYERFEKVILCHGVRYVNEVAYREFITEHLPQNEFFGEALRDKLIYYPTVTREPFENEGRLTDLMRSGKLFRDIGLPPINPQDDRAMLCGSPSMLDETSEVLNSFGLTVSPRMREPGDYLIERAFVEK; encoded by the coding sequence ATGAGCAACATGAACCACGAGCGTGTCCTCAGTGTTCATCACTGGAACGATACCCTGTTCAGCTTCAAGTGCACCCGCGATCCGGGCCTGCGCTTCGAGAACGGGCAGTTCGTGATGATCGGCCTGCAACAGCCAAACGGCCGCCCGCTTATGCGCGCTTACTCGATTGCCAGCCCGAACTGGGAAGAGCATCTGGAGTTCTTCAGCATCAAGGTGCCTGACGGCCCGCTGACCTCGCAGTTGCAGCATCTCAAGGAGGGCGACGAGATCATCATCAGCAAGAAGCCTACGGGCACGCTGGTGCTGGACGATCTGAAGCCTGGCAAACACCTTTATCTGCTCAGCACCGGTACTGGTCTGGCACCGTTCATGAGCGTGATTCAGGATCCAGAAACCTACGAGCGTTTCGAAAAAGTCATCCTGTGCCACGGCGTGCGCTACGTGAACGAAGTCGCCTACCGCGAATTCATCACCGAGCACCTGCCGCAGAACGAGTTCTTCGGCGAAGCGCTGCGTGACAAGCTGATTTACTACCCGACCGTTACTCGCGAACCATTCGAGAACGAAGGTCGTCTGACCGACCTGATGCGCAGCGGCAAACTGTTCCGCGACATCGGCCTGCCGCCGATCAATCCGCAGGACGACCGCGCCATGTTGTGCGGCAGCCCGAGCATGCTCGACGAGACCAGCGAAGTACTCAACAGCTTCGGCCTGACCGTGTCGCCGCGTATGCGCGAGCCGGGTGACTACCTGATCGAGCGTGCATTCGTCGAGAAGTAA
- the tsaA gene encoding tRNA (N6-threonylcarbamoyladenosine(37)-N6)-methyltransferase TrmO, which translates to MTYSVSPIGFVRSCFKEKFAIPRQPQLAPAARGVLELVAPFDQGDAVQGLEQVSHVWLLFLFHQALEEKPRLKVRPPRLGGNKSMGVFATRATHRPNGIGQSVVKLDKVEANRLFISGIDLLDGTPILDIKPYVPYADIIASASNSIASAAPQLIDVQWTDAALQQALTHAQRLGEPLVELIEQCLAQDPRPAYQTPAPEREYGAQFWDLDVRWHYPTPEQIRVLEVIPAEA; encoded by the coding sequence ATGACTTACAGCGTCTCCCCCATCGGCTTCGTCCGCTCCTGCTTCAAGGAGAAATTCGCCATTCCCCGCCAACCACAACTGGCCCCCGCCGCCCGTGGCGTGCTGGAACTGGTGGCGCCGTTCGATCAGGGTGACGCGGTGCAGGGGCTGGAACAAGTCAGCCACGTCTGGCTGCTGTTCCTCTTCCATCAGGCACTGGAAGAAAAACCGCGCCTGAAAGTCCGCCCGCCCCGCCTCGGCGGCAACAAGTCCATGGGCGTGTTCGCCACTCGCGCCACCCACCGACCCAACGGGATTGGCCAGTCGGTGGTGAAACTGGACAAGGTTGAAGCCAATCGCCTGTTTATCTCCGGCATCGACCTGCTCGACGGCACGCCGATTCTCGACATCAAACCCTACGTGCCTTACGCCGACATCATTGCCAGCGCCTCCAACAGCATCGCCAGCGCCGCGCCGCAGTTGATCGACGTGCAGTGGACGGATGCAGCGTTGCAACAGGCGCTCACCCACGCTCAGCGTCTTGGCGAGCCTCTGGTCGAGCTGATCGAACAGTGTTTGGCGCAAGACCCGCGCCCGGCGTATCAAACCCCGGCGCCGGAACGTGAATACGGCGCACAGTTCTGGGACTTGGATGTGCGCTGGCATTACCCGACGCCGGAGCAGATCCGCGTCCTCGAAGTCATTCCCGCCGAAGCGTAA
- a CDS encoding SDR family oxidoreductase → MHPYFSLQGRTALVTGGTRGIGKMIAKAFVEAGARVFVCSRDAEACHQTAEELSALGTCQGVAANLATEEGVQELAARLGEQITHLDILVNNAGTTWGAPLESYPVKGWEKVMQLNVTSVFTCIQQFLPLLRKAGSAANPARIINIGSVAGISSFGEQAYAYGPSKAALHQLSRILARELVSQHINVNVIAPGRFPSKMTQHIGNDQQALAEDTALIPMRRWGREEEMAALAISLASTAGAYMTGNIIPLDGGFSL, encoded by the coding sequence ATGCACCCGTACTTTTCCCTGCAAGGCCGCACCGCTCTGGTGACCGGCGGCACCCGTGGTATCGGCAAAATGATCGCCAAGGCCTTTGTCGAGGCTGGCGCCCGTGTATTCGTCTGCTCCCGGGACGCCGAAGCCTGTCATCAAACGGCCGAAGAACTCAGTGCCTTGGGCACTTGCCAAGGCGTGGCGGCGAATCTGGCGACGGAAGAAGGTGTACAGGAACTGGCCGCACGGCTCGGCGAGCAGATCACGCATCTGGATATTCTGGTGAACAATGCCGGCACCACGTGGGGTGCGCCACTGGAGAGTTACCCGGTCAAAGGCTGGGAGAAAGTCATGCAACTCAACGTGACCTCCGTGTTCACCTGCATCCAACAGTTTCTGCCGTTGCTGCGCAAGGCCGGTTCGGCGGCCAATCCTGCGCGAATTATCAATATTGGTTCGGTGGCGGGGATTTCCTCGTTTGGCGAGCAGGCGTATGCCTACGGGCCGAGTAAAGCGGCGCTGCATCAGTTGTCGCGAATTCTCGCGCGGGAACTGGTGAGCCAGCACATCAACGTCAATGTGATCGCGCCGGGACGGTTTCCGAGCAAGATGACTCAGCATATCGGTAATGATCAGCAGGCACTCGCCGAAGACACCGCGTTGATTCCGATGAGGCGCTGGGGGCGTGAGGAAGAGATGGCAGCGTTGGCGATCAGTCTGGCGAGTACGGCGGGGGCTTATATGACCGGGAATATCATTCCGCTGGATGGTGGGTTCAGCCTCTGA
- a CDS encoding DUF1456 family protein — protein sequence MIHNDVLRSVRYMLDISDKKVVEIIKLGGMDVTLADVITWLDKKEEDEEGFVRCPDEVIAHFLDGLVIFKRGKDESRPPQPIEVPVTNNIILKKLRVAFELKEDDMHAILKAAEFPVSKPELSALFRKVGHTNYRPCGDQLLRNFLKGLTLRVRAA from the coding sequence ATGATTCACAACGACGTACTGCGCAGCGTGCGCTACATGCTCGACATCAGCGACAAGAAAGTCGTCGAGATCATCAAACTTGGCGGCATGGACGTAACGCTCGCCGACGTGATCACCTGGCTCGACAAGAAAGAAGAAGATGAAGAAGGTTTCGTCCGTTGCCCGGACGAAGTCATCGCACACTTCCTCGACGGCCTGGTGATCTTCAAGCGTGGCAAGGACGAAAGCCGTCCGCCGCAGCCGATCGAAGTGCCGGTGACCAACAACATCATTCTGAAAAAGCTGCGCGTGGCCTTCGAATTGAAAGAAGACGACATGCACGCGATCCTCAAGGCCGCCGAGTTCCCGGTGTCCAAACCTGAGCTGAGCGCGCTGTTCCGCAAGGTCGGCCACACCAACTACCGTCCGTGTGGCGACCAGTTGCTGCGCAACTTCCTCAAGGGTTTGACCCTGCGCGTTCGCGCCGCCTGA